One window of the Hyperolius riggenbachi isolate aHypRig1 chromosome 5, aHypRig1.pri, whole genome shotgun sequence genome contains the following:
- the LOC137517790 gene encoding uncharacterized protein produces MTAAATSSRRERTSTSARLKKAEKTFIIKTMLEGRYDKGRREEKRIVLGQLSDGLRSRFNRTWSVKKLQTMWSDFKSKTPGAVRRIKRDIRRSRHHRRTARLQEPARSSSSPPSSANITPRTSPDRSPPTGDSAEPVETPAAADETAAAAETAAPPTAQKHRGRSRKRRRRSRSVASSLSVEHRHNLRRASRSTAGRSTSTTPVDRTGNVSERVGQFEVQVQGLTSTLALWKSEYESGMQQQRAEFENRLQQLEAQFNQHVANMVQQREAAEAEAEVQRQRVLQYRQEAQQLHESFSQLAGKRRM; encoded by the exons ATGACAGCTGCAGCGACGAGCAGTAGGAGGGAGAGGACCAGCACCTCCGCCCGCCTCAAGAAGGCTGAAAAAACTTTTATAattaaa aCCATGTTGGAAGGCCGTTATGATAAGggcagaagagaggaaaagaggatCGTATTGGGCCAGCTCTCTGACGGTCTTCGCTCCAGGTTCAATCGCACATGGTCTGTAAAGAAATTACAGACCATGTGGAGTGATTTCAAATCTAAAACTCCAGGAGCAGTGAGGAGAATAAAACGTGACATTAGGAGAT CTCGTCATCATCGTAGGACAGCACGACTGCAGGAGCCGGCCCGTTCCTCCTCTTCTCCACCCTCTTCAGCCAACATCACTCCCAGGACCAGCCCTGATCGCAGCCCTCCTACCGGTGACTCAGCTGAGCCAGTGGAAACTCCTGCTGCTGCAGATGAAaccgctgctgcagctgaaacgGCTGCTCCTCCTACTGCACAGAAACACAGAGGCCGGAGTAGGAAACGTAGGCGCCGTAGCCGATCGGTTgcat CTTCATTGTCTGTGGAACATAGGCACAACCTCCGCCGCGCCAGCAGGAGTACAGCTGGTAGAAGCACATCCACCACACCAGTTGATC GCACAGGAAATGTCAGTGAACGTGTGGGTCAGTTTGAAGTTCAGGTTCAGGGTCTAACTTCAACACTAGCTTTATGGAAGTCAGAGTATGAAAGCGGGATGCAGCAACAAAGGGCAgaatttgaaaatcgcctgcaacAACTGGAAGCCCAATTTAACCAACATGTGGCGAATATGGTTCAACAAAGAGAGGCGGCAGAGGCAGAAGCTGAGGTTCAGCGGCAGAGGGTATTGCAGTACAGACAGGAGGCACAGCAGCTGCATGAGTCTTTTTCCCAGCTTGCTGGGAAAAGAAGAATGTAA